From Hirundo rustica isolate bHirRus1 chromosome 1, bHirRus1.pri.v3, whole genome shotgun sequence, a single genomic window includes:
- the UBE2W gene encoding ubiquitin-conjugating enzyme E2 W — MASMQKRLQKELLAFQNDPPPGMTLDEKSVQNSITQWIVDMEGAPGTLYEGEKFQLLFKFSSRYPFDSPQVMFTGDNIPVHPHVYSNGHICLSILTEDWSPALSVQSVCLSIISMLSSCKEKRRPPDNSFYVRTCNKNPKKTKWWYHDDTC; from the exons AAACGATTACAAAAAGAACTATTGGCATTTCAAAATGATCCACCTCCGGGAATGACTCTAGATGAAAAGAGTGTACAAAATTCAATTACACA GTGGATTGTAGACATGGAAGGTGCTCCGGGAACACTCTATGAAGGGgaaaaatttcagcttttatttaagTTTAGTAGTCGGTATCCTTTTGATTCTCCTCAG gTCATGTTTACTGGAGACAATATCCCTGTTCATCCTCATGTTTATAGCAATGGTCATATCTGTTTATCCATTCTAACGGAAGACTGGTCTCCAGCCCTCTCAGTGCAATCTGTTTGTCTTAGCATTATTAGCATGCTTTCCAGCTGCAAAGAAAAG AGGCGACCTCCAGATAACTCATTTTATGTAAGAACATGTAACAAGaatccaaagaaaacaaaatggtgGTATCATG atgacACATGTTGA